One part of the Vicia villosa cultivar HV-30 ecotype Madison, WI linkage group LG6, Vvil1.0, whole genome shotgun sequence genome encodes these proteins:
- the LOC131613578 gene encoding uncharacterized protein LOC131613578, producing the protein MPSTRSRSEDLVLPIPESERSITVSHRLRRTRTLVPNPTSEPVEESTMGEHPRPLKSYAPSHAEPHNSIVAPAIEANNFELKPSLLSAVQQNQFSGNSMEDPNLHLSVFLQYADTVKANGVSSEAIRLRLFSFSLRGRARAWLQSLPTNSVTTWNELKKVFLARYFPPSKTAMLRAQINGFRQKDNESLYEAWERYKDMLRLCPHHGLEQWLIIYTFYNGLLYNTRLTIDAAAGGALMDKEYVDSYALIESMAQNHYQWGSERAQSEKTSGEKSSTKSGMYEISSLDRVNAKVDALTQKIENLTVAPVAVVAAVSPNCEICGVSGHAAPECHLLAGVSPEPVNYAQVNPYSNTYNPRWKNHPNFSYKNNNALYAPGQAPSIPPGYQNAPFAAPNVPRKSKLEVMMENFIATQTQTNKDFLNQNVHTNEQIKQLATKVDALTTHNKMLETQISQVAQQQAPTAAPAGTFLGQPQPNPKGHAHVVILRSGKEMDEPTDPRLKNPAMFQSPSKTTKEESRPTDKPSNPKEKEDKEGETEEKEAPYVSPPPYKPPIPYPQRFEKSKSIGQFKKFVELLKQLNITIPFTEAITQMPSYAKFLKEILSNKKKIEDNETVTLTAECSAIIQNKMPPKLKDPGSFSIPCNIGKFVIDKALCDLGASISLIPLSICEKLNMGDLRPTKMSVQLADRYVKYPVGVLENVPVRIGQFYIPTNFIIMDIKEDVNTSIILGRPFLATAGAIIDVKKDKLTFEVGEEKVEFILTRFLQAPAIEDTLLRGCY; encoded by the coding sequence ATGCCAAGTACTCGCTCTCGAAGTGAAGACTTAGTGCTGCCAATTCCCGAATCGGAGCGTTCTATCACTGTATCACATCGGTTACGACGAACTCGCACTCTTGTTCCTAATCCtacttctgaaccagttgaagaaTCAACCATGGGAGAACATCCGCGTCCTCTCAAATCTTACGCTCCTTCGCATGCTGAACCACATAATAGCATCGTCGCCCCTGctattgaggcgaacaatttcgagcTAAAACCGTCTTTGTTGTCAGCTGTacaacaaaatcaattttctggaaattcgATGGAAGACCCTAACCTTCATTTGTCAGTGTTCTTGCAATATGCAGACACTGTAAAAGCAAATGGTGTCAGTTCGGAAGCTATCCGACTGcgccttttttctttttcactgaGGGGTAGAGCTAGAGCTTGGCTCCAGTCTTTACCCACGAATTCTGTCACGACCTGGAATGAACTTAAGAAAGTCTTTCTGGCACGTTATTTTCCACCTAGTAAGACCGCCATGCTAAGAGCCCAGATCAATGGGTTTAGACAAAAAGACAACGAGTCCTTATATGAAGCGTGGGAaagatacaaggacatgcttagactttGTCCACATCATGGTTTAGAACAATGGTTAATTATCTATACCTTCTACAATGGTCTCCTCTATAACACGAGACTTACAATCGACGCCGCCGCAGGTGGCGCACTAATGGATAAAGAATATGTCGATTCCTACGCACTTATCGAAAGTATGGCTCAAAACCATTATCAATGGGGAAGCGAGAGAGCTCAGTCAGAGAAAACTTCTGGAGAGAAATCTTCAACGAAGAGTGGTATGTACGAGATAAGTAGCCTCGACCGCGTTAACGCCAAAGTCGATGCCCTAACTCAGAAGATCGAAAACCTCACTGTAGCACCTGTAGCCGTCGTGGCTGCTGTTTCCCCAAATTGTGAAATATGCGGGGTGTCTGGACATGCTGCCCCCGAGTGCCATCTTTTGGCAGGAGTTTCCCCTGAaccagtaaactatgctcaagtaAACCCCTACTCAAACACGTATAACCCAAGATGGAAGAATCACCCTAACTTCTCGTACAAGAACAATAATGCTCTGTACGCACCTGGTCAAGCACCTAGTATACCACCTGGATATCAAAACGCACCCTTCGCTGCTCCTAACGTCCCCAGGAAGTCTAAATTAGAAGTAATGATGGAAAATTTCATAGCCACTCAAACTCAGACTAATAAGGATTTCCTAAACCAAAACGTGCACACTAATGAGCAAATCAAACAGTTAGCGACTAAAGTAGACGCGTTGACCACTCACAACAAGATGCTTGAAACACAAATCTCTCAAGTGgcacaacaacaagcacctactgccgcACCTGCTGGGACATTTCTTGGACAACCACAACCTAACCCAAAAGGACATGCTCATGTTGTTATTCTGCGAAGTGGTAAAGAGATGGACGAACCGACTGACCCTAGGCTTAAAAACCCTGCTATGTTCCAAAGCCCTAGTAAGACAACTAAGGAGGAAAGTAGACCCACGGATAAACCAAGTAATCCGAAAGAGAAAGAGGACAAGGAAGGCGAGACGGAGGAAAAAGAAGCGCCATACGTATCTCCACCACCTTATAAACCACCTATCCCGTACCCTCAAAGGTTCGAGAAATCTAAAAGCATAGGGCAGTTTAAGAAATTTGTCGAGCTTCTTAAACAGTTGAACATTACAATTCCGTTTACAGAAGCCATTACACAAATGCCCTCATATGCTAAgttcctaaaagaaatcctatcgaataagaaaaaaatagaggACAATGAGACCGTAACACTCACTGCCGAATGTAGtgcaataattcaaaataaaatgccaCCTAAGTTGAAAGACCCAGGAAGTTTCTCCATACCTTGCAATATAGGGAAATTTGTCATAGACAAAGCTttgtgcgacttaggagctagtattagcctaattcctttgtccatttgcgaGAAACTTAACATGGGAGACCTAAGACCAACCAAGATGTCAGTACAGCTTGCAGACCGATATGTCAAGTATCCTGTAGGTGTTCTTGAAAATGTACCCGTCCGCATCGGACAATTCTACATCCCTACAAATTTCATAATTATGGACATAAAGGAAGACGTCAACACCTCTATAATCTTAGGAAGACCCTTTCTAGCTACCGCTGGAGCTATTATAGACGTAAAGAAAGACAAGTTGACATTCGAAGTAGGTGAGGAGAAGGTCGAGTTTATTTTAACACGATTCCTTCAAGCCCCGGCTATAGAAGATACATTACTTCGTGGATGTTATTGA